A genomic window from Pirellulaceae bacterium includes:
- the atpG gene encoding ATP synthase F1 subunit gamma: MANTRALDKRRKSVRNIRKITRTMELIATARFKKAMDRAAAANDYTERITQIVRDLAGAGLEVSHPLLAERPAVRRATVLMLTSNRGLCGGYNGSVIRTANQSRTALDEQAVQQSLEVSGKRGITAMKFRGLKLNHEYTKFDDEPKFEDVAPIADRLMDQFINGQMDRLDVVYTRFVSSAKQIAVSETLLPFAQPQVEAGGATGMKANYEFLPSASSILDDVVPASFRVKLFKCFLDAAVSEQIARMVAMKSATENAGEIIRQLSMTYNRARQAKITQEIMEIIGGVEALEN, encoded by the coding sequence ATGGCTAATACCCGTGCACTGGACAAGCGACGCAAGTCCGTTCGCAACATCCGCAAGATCACGCGAACGATGGAGTTGATCGCTACGGCTCGCTTCAAGAAAGCGATGGACCGAGCGGCGGCAGCCAACGACTACACCGAGCGAATTACGCAGATTGTTCGTGACCTGGCGGGTGCGGGCCTGGAAGTGTCACATCCGCTGTTGGCCGAACGCCCCGCCGTTCGCCGCGCAACCGTGCTGATGTTGACCAGCAATCGCGGCTTGTGTGGAGGTTATAACGGCTCGGTAATTCGCACCGCGAATCAGTCGCGAACAGCCCTGGATGAACAGGCAGTTCAGCAGAGCCTGGAGGTCAGCGGCAAGCGCGGTATTACCGCCATGAAGTTTCGCGGACTGAAGCTGAACCACGAGTACACGAAATTCGATGACGAACCCAAATTCGAGGACGTTGCACCGATCGCTGATCGCTTGATGGACCAGTTTATTAACGGACAAATGGACCGCCTGGATGTGGTGTACACCCGATTTGTCAGCAGCGCCAAGCAAATTGCGGTTTCCGAGACGCTATTGCCGTTTGCCCAGCCACAGGTAGAAGCCGGGGGAGCGACGGGAATGAAAGCCAACTACGAATTTCTGCCTTCGGCCAGTTCAATCCTGGACGACGTTGTTCCAGCTAGCTTTCGCGTGAAGCTGTTCAAGTGTTTTCTGGATGCAGCGGTCAGCGAGCAAATCGCGCGAATGGTGGCGATGAAGAGCGCAACCGAAAACGCCGGCGAGATCATCCGCCAACTGTCGATGACCTACAACCGCGCTCGACAAGCCAAAATCACTCAGGAAATCATGGAAATCATCGGCGGGGTTGAAGCCTTGGAGAATTGA
- the atpA gene encoding F0F1 ATP synthase subunit alpha has translation MKFNSDEIASVIQKEIETFESQMDVREVGTVLEVSDGIARVYGLSGVMAGEMVQFPSGVIGLAFNLEENSVGIIILGDYLTINEGDEVKALGKLLSVPVGPGVVGRVLDPLGNPLDGRGPVESSEQRPVELIATGVAERQPVCEPLQTGIKAVDAMTPIGRGQRELIIGDRKTGKTAVAIDTIINQKGTGVKCFYVAIGQKDSSVALVIEALRKHGAMDYTTVVVSGASTPAPLQYIAPYSGTAMAEYFMFNGQHALVVYDDLSKQATAYRQLSLLMRRPPGREAYPGDVFYCHSRLLERSAKLSAALGGGSLTSLPIIETQEGEVSAYIPTNVISITDGQIYLQPDLFFKGIRPAMNVGISVSRVGGAAQIKAMKKVAGGLRLDLASFRELEAFAQLGTDLDPVTQSRLDRGYRMVELLKQSQYKPMNVLDQVISIYAATRGHMDDVPVSKIADFEVRLLQFMHDRKAELLSKLEESKDLTSEIEEGIKAAIAEFKRGYKANG, from the coding sequence ATGAAGTTCAATTCGGATGAAATCGCCTCGGTCATTCAAAAAGAGATCGAGACATTCGAAAGTCAAATGGACGTTCGCGAAGTAGGTACCGTGCTGGAAGTCAGCGACGGTATCGCTCGGGTCTACGGACTGTCCGGCGTGATGGCTGGTGAGATGGTTCAGTTCCCTTCCGGCGTCATCGGTTTGGCTTTTAACCTGGAAGAGAACTCGGTCGGGATCATCATTCTGGGTGATTACCTGACGATCAACGAAGGCGACGAAGTCAAGGCACTCGGCAAACTGTTGAGCGTCCCTGTCGGCCCCGGTGTGGTCGGTCGCGTGCTTGATCCCCTGGGCAATCCACTGGACGGTCGCGGCCCAGTAGAATCCTCGGAACAACGTCCCGTGGAGTTGATTGCTACTGGCGTGGCCGAACGGCAGCCGGTGTGCGAGCCTTTACAAACCGGGATCAAGGCCGTTGACGCCATGACGCCCATCGGACGTGGCCAGCGCGAACTGATCATTGGTGACCGTAAGACGGGTAAGACCGCTGTCGCCATTGACACGATCATCAATCAAAAGGGCACTGGCGTGAAGTGCTTCTACGTGGCCATCGGCCAGAAGGACTCATCAGTCGCGCTAGTGATCGAGGCTCTACGCAAGCACGGCGCTATGGACTACACCACCGTGGTCGTGTCCGGGGCCAGCACACCTGCTCCGCTACAATACATTGCCCCCTATTCGGGCACTGCGATGGCCGAATACTTTATGTTTAATGGCCAGCACGCATTGGTCGTTTATGACGACTTGAGCAAGCAGGCGACCGCATATCGTCAGCTTTCGTTGCTGATGCGACGGCCACCCGGACGCGAAGCCTATCCGGGTGACGTGTTCTACTGCCACAGCCGCTTGCTGGAACGTTCCGCGAAGCTTTCCGCCGCCCTGGGCGGTGGCTCACTGACCAGCTTGCCGATTATCGAAACCCAAGAAGGGGAAGTGTCGGCATACATTCCAACCAATGTGATTTCGATCACCGATGGCCAGATCTATTTGCAGCCCGACCTATTCTTCAAAGGGATTCGACCGGCGATGAATGTCGGTATCTCGGTGTCGCGCGTAGGTGGTGCCGCTCAGATCAAGGCTATGAAGAAGGTGGCCGGTGGCTTGCGGTTGGACTTGGCTTCGTTCCGCGAACTGGAGGCCTTCGCCCAATTGGGAACGGATTTGGACCCGGTGACGCAGTCGCGTCTGGACCGCGGTTACCGAATGGTCGAACTGCTTAAGCAGTCTCAGTACAAGCCGATGAACGTATTGGACCAAGTAATCAGTATTTATGCTGCTACGCGTGGTCACATGGATGACGTTCCGGTCAGCAAGATCGCCGACTTTGAAGTGCGCTTATTGCAGTTCATGCATGATCGCAAAGCGGAACTGCTGAGCAAGTTGGAGGAAAGCAAGGACCTGACCTCGGAAATCGAAGAGGGAATCAAGGCGGCCATCGCCGAGTTCAAGAGGGGCTACAAGGCCAATGGCTAA
- the atpH gene encoding ATP synthase F1 subunit delta — MSQTDPSLHPTALDSDDQQVGNLYAKAILGAAGSSVDVIVEQLGAVVDQCLTPHPGLESLLASPRVNQADKELLIERIFGGRVDQLLLNFFKVLCRRGRIGSLRAIQVCAKQMRDQQLGRIRVVVTSAFALTESQQRQIQQRLSQSLGKEVVLDERLDPNLLGGIQVRVGDQVFDGSVMGKMAAIQSAVSQGIQKAIRDQYAALLSS, encoded by the coding sequence ATGAGTCAAACCGATCCTAGCTTGCATCCAACCGCTCTGGACAGCGATGACCAACAGGTTGGCAATTTGTACGCCAAGGCAATTCTGGGAGCCGCCGGTTCCTCAGTCGACGTAATCGTCGAGCAACTGGGTGCGGTAGTCGACCAATGCTTGACCCCTCACCCGGGCTTGGAGAGCCTCCTGGCTTCGCCACGCGTTAACCAGGCTGACAAAGAGCTGCTGATCGAGCGAATTTTCGGCGGTCGCGTGGATCAGCTGCTGCTGAATTTTTTCAAGGTTCTGTGTCGTCGTGGCAGAATTGGTTCACTGCGAGCCATTCAAGTGTGCGCCAAGCAGATGCGCGATCAGCAGTTAGGTCGCATCCGTGTAGTGGTCACTTCTGCATTTGCACTAACCGAGTCGCAGCAAAGGCAGATTCAGCAACGTCTGAGTCAGTCGCTGGGCAAGGAAGTTGTCCTGGACGAGCGACTCGATCCGAACTTACTGGGCGGCATCCAAGTTCGCGTTGGAGATCAAGTGTTCGATGGCAGCGTAATGGGCAAGATGGCTGCTATCCAGTCGGCGGTGTCCCAAGGTATTCAGAAAGCGATCCGCGACCAATACGCCGCGCTGCTTTCCTCGTAA
- the atpF gene encoding F0F1 ATP synthase subunit B — MADESATSSPSAAPNTADVGNADAAQPSSAVANKQSHAGDHGHSGDHGHGSGQAAGHDDHDPTHVNMTDQAEDPSEWRSEMAIASLIVFGCLLAVLSAFAWKPISEGLDRREKSIANHLANAEKASQDAMAKLREYEAKLSLASSEAQQMLSDARKDAEATGQRLISSAQEEAARHRERAVAEIESAKTIALGELAQRSTDIAMSLAGRIIGREVKAADHQSLIQEMLSKLPSKN; from the coding sequence ATGGCTGACGAATCTGCGACCAGTAGCCCGTCAGCCGCCCCAAACACGGCAGATGTTGGCAATGCTGACGCGGCACAGCCATCTTCGGCAGTGGCCAACAAACAGAGCCACGCAGGCGATCATGGTCACAGCGGCGATCATGGCCACGGTAGCGGACAGGCTGCCGGGCATGATGATCACGATCCGACGCACGTCAACATGACCGATCAGGCGGAAGACCCCTCTGAGTGGCGTTCCGAGATGGCCATCGCTTCGCTAATCGTCTTCGGGTGCTTGCTGGCTGTGCTATCGGCGTTTGCGTGGAAGCCAATTTCCGAAGGTCTGGATCGGCGTGAGAAGTCGATCGCCAACCATTTGGCCAATGCTGAAAAGGCATCCCAAGATGCGATGGCTAAGCTGCGCGAGTACGAAGCCAAGCTGTCTTTGGCCAGCTCAGAGGCCCAGCAGATGCTGTCCGATGCTCGCAAGGACGCCGAGGCCACTGGACAGCGTCTGATCTCCTCGGCACAGGAGGAAGCGGCTCGACATCGCGAACGAGCGGTTGCCGAGATTGAGTCTGCCAAGACGATTGCTCTGGGCGAATTGGCTCAACGCTCGACCGATATAGCCATGTCGCTGGCCGGGCGGATTATTGGTCGCGAAGTCAAGGCTGCCGATCACCAGTCGCTGATCCAAGAGATGTTGTCCAAGCTGCCTAGCAAGAATTAG
- the atpE gene encoding ATP synthase F0 subunit C, whose product MAVPASAQDGITSVGMPGAVGAGLAVVGAGIGIGLLAKGAVESMGRQPEASGTIQTNMIIAAALIEGLAFYAVWVCSTQNPFAQ is encoded by the coding sequence ATGGCTGTTCCGGCTTCGGCGCAAGACGGCATTACATCCGTAGGTATGCCCGGTGCAGTTGGCGCAGGACTGGCCGTAGTCGGCGCTGGCATTGGTATCGGTCTGTTGGCCAAAGGTGCTGTTGAATCCATGGGCCGCCAGCCCGAGGCTTCCGGCACTATCCAAACCAACATGATCATCGCCGCCGCGTTGATCGAAGGTCTGGCGTTTTACGCCGTGTGGGTCTGCTCGACTCAGAACCCGTTTGCACAATAG
- the atpB gene encoding F0F1 ATP synthase subunit A: MASPILHIKDSFYFEVPRALWKKNYQSSREFYDAYGAWVIRNDAGYQDWEAAKLVDELKAIVKQPVQLDGLVDQWKHWQHAKAARHGRPLEQYLLDEMESLRLASGKWAKNQVGLESADVVESYLQLPQNANYPLKWMYEVIRDEQSHRQWQALVKKYQHGEVAGEYVQQPNLSWSKQQLDGYNKALSGKIFIPQPFATLRNAYQVQSGFGITRYMVVEVVVAILLFLAFRWLAGKISSGAAPKGRLANLLESTVLFVRDKVVVPAMGEHDADKYMPLLWTAFFFVLGCNLMGMIPWIGAPTSTFALTGAMALVVFGVGLVQGIRKFGVLGYLKNLAPSLGLPLYLAIFIVPLVYAIEGLSLFIKHGVLAVRLLANMVAGHLVLLGFMGIGFGAHAVAMSGGSWGLAAGISILASTLLSMLELFVACLQAYIFTFLSALFISSATHHH; the protein is encoded by the coding sequence ATGGCTTCACCAATTCTGCACATCAAGGACAGCTTCTACTTCGAAGTTCCTCGCGCGCTGTGGAAGAAGAACTACCAATCTTCGCGTGAGTTCTATGATGCCTATGGAGCGTGGGTCATCCGCAACGATGCTGGTTATCAAGATTGGGAAGCGGCCAAACTGGTTGACGAATTGAAAGCCATCGTCAAACAGCCTGTCCAGTTGGATGGACTGGTGGATCAGTGGAAGCATTGGCAACACGCCAAAGCCGCGCGGCACGGCCGCCCACTAGAGCAGTACTTGCTCGACGAGATGGAAAGTCTCCGACTGGCATCTGGAAAGTGGGCAAAGAATCAAGTTGGTCTTGAGTCGGCTGATGTTGTCGAGTCGTACCTGCAACTGCCTCAAAATGCCAATTATCCACTGAAGTGGATGTATGAAGTGATCCGTGACGAACAATCCCACCGGCAGTGGCAAGCTTTAGTCAAGAAATATCAGCACGGCGAAGTGGCCGGTGAGTACGTCCAGCAGCCGAATTTAAGCTGGTCCAAACAGCAACTGGACGGCTACAACAAGGCGCTCAGTGGGAAGATTTTCATTCCGCAGCCATTTGCCACACTCCGCAACGCCTACCAAGTTCAATCCGGCTTTGGAATTACTCGTTACATGGTCGTCGAGGTGGTAGTTGCTATTTTGTTGTTTCTGGCCTTTCGCTGGCTGGCTGGCAAAATCTCGAGTGGAGCGGCACCCAAGGGACGGCTGGCAAACCTGCTGGAATCAACCGTGCTGTTCGTACGCGATAAGGTTGTTGTTCCGGCCATGGGCGAGCACGATGCCGATAAGTACATGCCGCTGCTGTGGACCGCTTTCTTTTTTGTGCTCGGCTGCAATCTGATGGGCATGATCCCGTGGATCGGAGCGCCTACAAGCACCTTTGCACTGACCGGTGCCATGGCTCTGGTAGTCTTCGGCGTTGGCCTCGTGCAAGGCATTCGCAAATTCGGGGTCCTGGGCTACTTGAAAAACCTTGCGCCCTCATTGGGTCTGCCCCTCTATCTAGCGATCTTCATCGTTCCTTTGGTATATGCGATTGAAGGGCTGTCGCTGTTTATCAAACATGGTGTGTTGGCGGTGCGATTGCTGGCCAACATGGTCGCGGGCCACCTAGTATTGCTGGGATTTATGGGAATTGGCTTCGGAGCCCATGCGGTCGCGATGAGCGGCGGTTCGTGGGGACTGGCGGCCGGAATCTCCATTTTGGCGTCAACTTTGTTGAGCATGCTGGAGCTATTCGTGGCCTGCTTGCAGGCCTACATTTTCACCTTTTTGTCGGCCTTGTTTATCTCCAGCGCCACCCATCACCACTAG
- a CDS encoding DUF4912 domain-containing protein, with product MAAKSKQPASKHGGQKVTARPAAKPVAKQAPKKVPAKPGKIAAKAPNVIAKSQPAADRSKSPASGQRPGSPVQVKKAGLQVKRDGAVVKQTSSAKVPAKIASPQPTGTSPKVLKKIRQMQLQREASKDIGYRPRMVQPPGANDPVWEKEPTVDRIGLFVRDPYWLHVAWDITRGAVDRAQAALAEQWHSARPVIRLMRLDESGVSSTAETIQAEIEINGGVRNWYIPWTGEVASFRVQVGYVAGNRRFHMIAVSNVVRTVAANSAEAVDQHWTNLGAEGEKIYAQSGGYNSELDTGEMKYMLEQRLNRSLGAPALAKLAIAADGPYRQRAGFHFDMEVELVFFGATAPDSYLTINDEPVTLRPDGTFVVRLPFPDRRQVIPAVAVARDGSHHRTIVVAVERNTKTMEPMEQEQDTGD from the coding sequence TTGGCAGCCAAGTCAAAACAACCCGCGTCAAAACATGGCGGCCAAAAGGTTACCGCTCGGCCAGCTGCTAAGCCAGTGGCCAAACAGGCACCCAAGAAGGTACCTGCCAAGCCTGGAAAGATCGCAGCTAAGGCGCCCAATGTAATCGCCAAGTCACAGCCTGCCGCTGACCGATCGAAGTCGCCCGCCAGCGGACAGCGACCTGGTTCACCTGTGCAAGTCAAGAAGGCGGGACTACAGGTAAAAAGGGATGGGGCGGTAGTAAAGCAGACCTCAAGCGCCAAGGTGCCTGCCAAGATTGCCTCACCACAGCCGACCGGTACTAGTCCGAAGGTACTCAAGAAGATCCGTCAGATGCAATTGCAGCGTGAAGCCTCCAAGGATATTGGCTATCGGCCGCGGATGGTGCAACCGCCTGGCGCAAACGATCCGGTTTGGGAAAAGGAGCCGACAGTCGATCGAATTGGCTTGTTTGTGCGCGATCCGTATTGGCTGCATGTGGCCTGGGACATCACTCGAGGAGCCGTCGATCGCGCGCAAGCGGCCTTGGCCGAGCAATGGCATAGTGCCAGACCAGTTATTCGGCTGATGAGGTTGGATGAGTCGGGTGTCAGTTCGACGGCGGAGACGATCCAAGCCGAGATTGAAATCAATGGCGGTGTTCGCAACTGGTACATTCCTTGGACCGGAGAGGTCGCCAGTTTTCGAGTGCAGGTTGGCTATGTAGCTGGGAATCGGCGGTTCCACATGATTGCAGTTAGCAACGTAGTGCGGACGGTGGCTGCCAATTCAGCCGAAGCCGTCGATCAGCACTGGACCAATCTTGGAGCCGAAGGAGAGAAGATCTATGCCCAGAGCGGAGGTTACAACTCTGAATTGGATACTGGCGAAATGAAGTATATGCTCGAACAGCGGCTCAACCGAAGTTTGGGAGCACCAGCGCTTGCAAAACTGGCGATCGCAGCCGATGGGCCGTATCGACAACGAGCGGGATTTCATTTCGATATGGAAGTCGAGTTAGTGTTTTTTGGTGCGACTGCGCCCGACAGTTACTTGACGATCAATGACGAGCCGGTGACATTAAGGCCCGATGGTACTTTTGTGGTGCGCTTACCGTTCCCCGATCGCCGTCAAGTTATCCCCGCTGTGGCTGTGGCGCGTGACGGCAGTCACCATCGCACGATCGTGGTTGCCGTTGAACGCAATACGAAGACGATGGAGCCGATGGAGCAAGAGCAAGACACGGGAGACTAA
- the larE gene encoding ATP-dependent sacrificial sulfur transferase LarE, which translates to MSPINLPQALTVPDELAGQLISWFDPAQRFVIALSGGVDSAVVAAAAVHAKVAVVVVTARGPSVSRTDLTDAERLAAALGVEHQWLETQEHLSPDYRRNDAKRCYHCKSHLFAAIERKFADSAIILTGTNRDDLGDYRPGLEAARQAHVRSPLAELGLGKNEVRLLAEYWQLDVADKPASPCLASRIAYGVEVTPERLRRIELAEMYLKELIGVNDCRVRLHAGELARIEVATSQLAKLVEVRAQLVKRLQEWGFRYVTIDWNGLRTGSLNDVLPLEIRSPV; encoded by the coding sequence ATGTCGCCTATTAATCTACCTCAGGCACTAACGGTCCCCGACGAACTGGCTGGGCAATTAATCAGTTGGTTTGATCCGGCCCAGCGATTCGTGATCGCTCTGAGCGGCGGAGTCGACAGCGCGGTCGTGGCTGCTGCTGCGGTGCACGCCAAAGTGGCCGTGGTGGTCGTGACGGCTCGTGGGCCAAGTGTGAGCCGCACCGATCTGACAGATGCCGAGAGGTTAGCCGCCGCACTGGGAGTCGAGCATCAGTGGTTGGAAACGCAAGAGCATCTCAGCCCTGACTATCGTCGTAATGATGCCAAACGCTGTTACCATTGCAAGTCGCATTTGTTCGCAGCCATTGAGCGAAAGTTTGCCGACTCGGCCATCATCCTAACCGGCACCAATCGTGATGATCTTGGCGATTATCGCCCAGGTTTAGAAGCCGCCCGTCAAGCCCATGTGCGTTCGCCACTTGCAGAGCTGGGGTTAGGAAAGAACGAAGTTCGCCTGTTGGCCGAATACTGGCAGTTGGATGTGGCGGACAAACCGGCCAGCCCATGCCTGGCTTCACGCATCGCATACGGAGTTGAGGTGACTCCCGAGAGACTGCGTAGAATCGAGCTAGCTGAGATGTATCTGAAAGAATTGATTGGCGTGAATGACTGTCGCGTGCGGTTGCACGCAGGAGAATTGGCCCGTATCGAAGTTGCGACCAGCCAGCTGGCTAAACTGGTCGAAGTCCGCGCTCAACTTGTCAAGCGGCTGCAAGAATGGGGGTTTCGATATGTGACGATCGACTGGAACGGCCTGCGCACGGGAAGTCTCAACGATGTTTTGCCACTGGAGATCAGAAGTCCGGTTTAA
- a CDS encoding polysaccharide biosynthesis/export family protein, with protein sequence MIDSQSNTLGYSIHPRQILWICLAIQAATLAQRCSAQDVSGASVLDRQSALSVEIVGPHQPLHTGLTAGPKLDNAGHCHYSACNPPMQPQVALGRCQPCIQAVDCADNCGSHQTWRDLHPYNFQPLGHGEYQGPVRLQATIDYRVRVGDRLQFIFAKSREMPIESYVLLIGDELQITSITDSAIQTGDVIQGRGIAIQPDGYLHLKQIGRIRAAGLTISQLRRNLELAYQEFVKEPGIDVLPIKTNSQLDDILEAIDARQGISGGRTITETIHPDGTVRLIKIGAVCVHGLTLDEVKREINLRYRQLQPGLYVEPILETEAPHFVFVYGAVAQPNRYQINGPTSVTAALAQAGGINVRGNAREIVIFRRAEDWRLLSTRVDLKGMHLGKVPTPADEIWLRDNDLILVPLTPIARFDDFVDQVFRQGIYGIFPLAQVGSGFNAAVFQFNN encoded by the coding sequence ATGATAGACAGTCAATCCAATACGCTCGGATATTCCATTCATCCCCGGCAGATACTCTGGATATGCTTAGCCATCCAGGCAGCAACGCTTGCTCAGCGGTGCAGCGCACAGGATGTCTCGGGAGCCAGTGTGTTAGATCGTCAATCAGCATTGTCCGTGGAAATTGTAGGCCCTCACCAACCGCTGCACACGGGCCTGACGGCCGGGCCGAAGTTGGATAATGCAGGTCACTGCCACTACTCGGCCTGCAATCCACCGATGCAGCCCCAAGTTGCATTAGGACGCTGTCAACCATGTATCCAAGCTGTCGACTGTGCAGACAACTGTGGTTCGCATCAAACTTGGCGTGACTTACATCCTTATAATTTTCAGCCGCTGGGTCATGGCGAATACCAAGGGCCAGTGCGATTGCAGGCCACAATCGACTATCGCGTACGTGTAGGCGATCGGCTGCAATTCATATTCGCCAAGTCTCGCGAAATGCCTATCGAATCTTATGTGCTGCTGATCGGCGATGAACTGCAAATCACGTCGATCACCGATTCAGCCATTCAAACAGGCGATGTCATACAAGGCCGGGGAATCGCCATACAACCTGACGGCTACTTACACCTTAAACAAATTGGTCGTATTCGTGCGGCTGGGCTGACCATTAGCCAGTTGAGGCGCAATCTGGAGTTAGCTTATCAGGAATTCGTCAAGGAACCGGGCATCGATGTGTTGCCAATCAAAACCAATTCACAATTGGATGACATTTTGGAGGCGATTGACGCCCGACAAGGGATTTCTGGAGGACGAACCATTACAGAAACCATACACCCTGATGGAACGGTACGGTTGATCAAAATTGGCGCCGTGTGCGTTCATGGCCTGACTTTGGATGAGGTCAAGCGCGAAATCAACTTGCGATATAGACAATTACAACCCGGCCTGTATGTTGAGCCCATATTGGAAACCGAGGCACCACATTTTGTATTTGTTTACGGTGCAGTGGCTCAGCCCAATCGCTATCAGATCAATGGTCCCACGTCTGTCACGGCTGCGCTGGCTCAAGCAGGTGGAATTAATGTTCGTGGTAACGCTCGCGAAATCGTGATCTTTAGACGCGCCGAGGATTGGCGATTGCTGTCCACGCGAGTTGACTTAAAAGGCATGCATCTTGGTAAAGTTCCTACACCTGCCGACGAAATTTGGCTACGTGACAACGACCTAATCCTCGTGCCGCTAACCCCCATCGCGCGCTTTGACGACTTTGTTGATCAAGTATTCCGGCAAGGCATTTACGGCATCTTCCCGTTGGCTCAGGTGGGGTCCGGGTTCAATGCGGCTGTCTTTCAGTTCAACAATTAA
- a CDS encoding sugar phosphate isomerase/epimerase, whose translation MYKTLDTNLLEITGRQSEIIELAMTFGFSGINVDMVDMHKRCQRSSFENASRFLVSSKLRVASYQAPIGLDQDDAAFESSLKMLAEVADIAGRCQAHAAVVEVPSATNRLPYPEYFEVIRKRIDRIAEVLAAHETRLALRLDAIGSPEEKQFKFVRDIQGFVALVRACNSKNVGIVLDSWNWHLAGGNVSHLKDIGVDRVALVYLADCKEGVDRAAATTEDRVLPGSTGVIDNATWIGELKGKELPVAVFGAPVNPAATRDAFITQVQDSLNDLFAATGLPTQSRKPEAIAAAAASSNYRE comes from the coding sequence GTGTATAAGACGCTTGACACCAATTTGCTTGAAATCACCGGCCGACAATCAGAAATCATTGAACTAGCAATGACCTTTGGATTTAGCGGCATCAATGTAGATATGGTGGATATGCATAAACGCTGCCAGCGAAGCTCGTTCGAGAACGCCAGTCGATTCTTGGTCAGTTCCAAGCTGCGTGTTGCTAGTTACCAGGCCCCCATTGGTTTGGATCAGGATGATGCAGCTTTTGAGAGCAGCCTGAAGATGTTGGCTGAAGTGGCAGACATCGCCGGACGTTGTCAGGCTCATGCCGCTGTTGTGGAAGTTCCTTCGGCTACGAACCGCTTGCCATATCCTGAGTATTTTGAGGTGATTCGCAAGCGAATCGACAGGATCGCAGAAGTCTTAGCCGCGCATGAAACACGGCTGGCGTTGCGGCTGGATGCGATTGGCAGTCCCGAGGAGAAACAGTTTAAGTTCGTCCGCGATATCCAGGGATTCGTGGCGTTGGTGCGCGCGTGCAACTCGAAGAACGTGGGAATCGTACTGGATAGTTGGAATTGGCACTTGGCCGGCGGCAACGTTTCCCATTTGAAGGATATTGGGGTTGACCGAGTTGCCTTGGTGTACCTGGCGGACTGCAAGGAAGGTGTCGACAGAGCTGCGGCCACGACAGAAGATCGCGTGTTGCCAGGTTCGACTGGCGTTATAGACAATGCGACATGGATTGGAGAGCTAAAAGGCAAGGAATTGCCGGTGGCTGTTTTCGGCGCTCCAGTAAACCCCGCTGCTACACGAGATGCTTTCATTACCCAGGTACAGGACTCGCTGAACGATCTATTCGCCGCGACGGGATTGCCGACGCAGTCGCGAAAGCCTGAAGCGATCGCAGCGGCTGCGGCTTCCAGCAACTATCGCGAGTAA
- a CDS encoding response regulator, whose amino-acid sequence MAQPTPTEFSAKSICLVDDNFVLRDRLAVAFQERGFEVSVAGNYDEAVAVFGKQPAALAVLDLRMPGKPGLVLLQALKEISPNTKFLILSGFGSISTAIDAIRLGATNFLPKPADADDILNAFARADQEVDLPEAEDDIPVPTLAQAEWEHIHRILSDCGGNISEAARRLGIHRRSLQRKLRKRAP is encoded by the coding sequence ATGGCTCAACCAACACCAACTGAATTTTCTGCCAAGAGCATTTGCTTGGTGGACGACAATTTTGTTCTCAGGGATCGACTGGCTGTTGCCTTTCAGGAGCGTGGCTTTGAGGTCAGCGTTGCAGGCAATTACGACGAGGCGGTAGCCGTATTTGGGAAACAACCTGCAGCGTTGGCGGTGCTGGATTTGCGCATGCCGGGCAAGCCCGGTCTGGTACTGTTGCAGGCGCTCAAAGAAATCTCTCCTAACACCAAGTTCTTGATCTTGTCCGGCTTTGGTTCAATCTCGACTGCCATAGATGCAATACGTTTAGGAGCCACCAATTTCCTGCCTAAGCCAGCAGATGCCGATGACATACTAAACGCCTTTGCACGGGCCGATCAGGAAGTGGACCTGCCCGAGGCCGAGGACGATATTCCTGTTCCTACCCTGGCTCAAGCGGAATGGGAGCACATTCATCGCATCCTGTCCGATTGTGGCGGCAACATCTCAGAGGCCGCTCGTCGCCTGGGTATCCATCGTCGCTCTCTGCAGCGCAAACTCCGCAAGCGCGCCCCCTAG